The Kocuria turfanensis genome contains the following window.
ACCCGATGTCCCCCGGCCCGGCCGTACGGCCTGACCGGGACAGATGCGCCCGGCACCCGCCCGGGAGCGCCCGTCACCACCGGCTGCCCCGGCAGCCGCAGAGAAAGGAAGCCACACTATGGCGAGCAAAGAGGAAATCCTGACCGGCCTGGCGGAGATCGTCAACGAGGAGACCGGTCTGGAGACCGAGGCGGTCCAGCTCGACAAGTCCTTCACCGAGGACCTGGACATCGACTCCATCTCGATGATGACCATCGTCGTCAACGCCGAGGAGAAGTTCGACGTGACCATCCCCGACGAGGAGGTCAAGAACCTCAAGACCGTCGAGGACGCCGTCAACTTCATCGACAACGCCCAGGCCTGAGTCGGCCGGTCGTCAGCGGGACGCGGCGGGGCGCAGGAACCGCCGCGTCCCGCCGACCCGCACCCGGGCGGACCGCCCACCGCTTCATCCCAGGACACGAGGAAGTGCAGTCATGACCCGCAAAGTAGTCGTCACCGGTCTCGGTGCCACCACCCCGATCGGTGGCACCGTCCCCGAGCTGTGGCGCAGCGCCAACGCCGGCGTCTCCGGTGTCCGCGCCATCGAGCACGACTGGGTGGACACCTACGATCTCGCCGTGCGGATCGCCGCGCCGGTCTCGACCTCCGCCGGCGAGGTGCTCTCCCGCGTCGAGGCCAAGCGCCTGGACCCCTCGGGGCAGCTGTCGGTCATCGCCGCCCGCGAGGCCTGGGCGGACGCCGGCTTCTCCGGCCCCAACGCCGAGGACTCCGCGGAGGTCGACCCCGACCGCTTCGCGGTGGCCTTCGGCACCGGCATCGGCGGGGTCTGGACCCTGCTCGACGCCTACGACACCCTGCAGAAGCGCGGGGCCCGCCGCGTCATGCCGCTGACCGTGCCCATGCTCATGCCCAACGGCAACGCCGCGGCCGTCGGCATGGACCTCAAGGCCCGCGCCGCCTCGATCACCCCCGTCTCGGCCTGCGCCTCCGGCACGGAGGCCTTCTACCAGGGCATGAACCTGATCCGCTCCGGCAAGGCCGACCTCGTGGTGGTCGGCGGGGCCGAGTCCGCGATCCACCCGGTGACCATCGCCGCGTTCTCCTCGATGCAGGCGCTGTCCAAGCGCAACGACGAGCCCGAGCGCGCGTCCCGGCCCTACGACACGGCCCGCGACGGCTTCGTGATGGGCGAGGGCGCGGGCGCCGTGGTGCTCGAGTCGGAGGAGCACGCCAAGGCCCGCGGCGCCCGCGTGTACGCGGAGCTGGCCGGAGCCGGGCTGACCTCCGACGCCTACCACATCACCGCGCCCGACGACGAGGGCCGCGGCGCGGCCCGCGCCCTCGACGAGGCCATGCAGACCGGCGGGTTCGCGCCGGCCGACGTCAAGCACGTCAACGCCCACGCCACCTCCACCCCCCGGGGCGACGCCCCCGAGGCCGGTGCCCTGCGGCGGGCCTTCGGCTCGGCCGTGGACGACATGTGCGTCTCCGCCACCAAGTCCATGACCGGGCACCTCCTGGGCGGCTCCGGTGCCGTGGAGGCCGTGCTGACCGTCCTCGCCGTGCACCACCGCACCGCGCCGTGCACCATCAACCTGGAGAACCAGGACCCGGAGATCGACCTCGACGTCGTCACGGACGCCCGGGAGCTGCCGGGCGGGGACTTCGTCGCCGTGTCCAACTCCTTCGGCTTCGGCGGGCACAACGCCGTCGCCGCGTTCCGCACCGTCTGACCGGTCCGTCCGGCACACGGCACGAGGGTCGCCCCGCAGCGCGGGGCGACCCTCGTGCCGTGTCCGGCCCCCGGAGGCGGAGCGGGAACGGGTGCGCTCAGCCGACCCGGTGCAGCCAGCGCACCGGAGCGCCCTCAGCCGCGTGCCGGAACGGCTCCAGCTCCTCGTCCCAGGCCTCGCCGAGGGCGAGCGAGAGCTCGTTGATCACCAGCAGCGGATTGCCGGCCGCGGTCTCGTAGGCGTAGCGGATCCGGTCCTCGGAGACCATGATGTTGCCGGCGGCGTCCGTGGTGGCGTGGAAGATCCCGAGGTCCGGGGTGAAGGACCAGCGCGCGCCGTCGTGGCCGCGGGAGGGGTTCTCCGTCACCTCGAACCGGAGCCGGCCCATCGTGCGCAGGGCGGAGGCCAGCAGCGCGCCGGTGCCGGCGGGGCCCGACCACTCCAGCTCGGCGCGCACCGTGCCCGGCTCGGCGTTCTGCTGGGTCCACTCCAGCTCCGTGCGCTGGCGCGCGACCGACTCCAGCGCCCACTGGATGTGCGGGCACAGCGCCTGTGGCGCGGAGTGCACGTAGAGCACTCCGCGCGTGGTGGGTGAAGACATGACCTGCTCCTCCGTCGTGTAGGTACGTCTTCCCCGACGCCCTGCACAGCAACGGCCCCACCCGCCGGGTCGCGGTGTGCGCGCCGCTCCCGGGCGATGCGATTGTGCGGCCGGCCCGTGCACCGCGGGGATTCGAGGCCCGCACGGCGCCCGGTCGACCCGGTGCCGTACCCGCCGCCCCGGCCCGCGACCTGCCGGCCGGTCCGGAACGGTGGATACACTACGCATCTCATTCAACTGCACAGTTTCCGGGGCCGTCAACCTGTGCGACGTCGCGCGGCCGCCGGGGCGCGGTCGGCGCGGGCTCGGACGCGCGGGCTCAGGCGCGCGGATGCGCCTGGCGGTACACCGCTCCGAGCCGGTCCACGGAGACGTGCGTGTAGATCTGCGTGGTGGCCACGGAGGCGTGGCCCAGCAGCTCCTGCACGGTGCGCAGGTCCGCGCCGCCGTCCACGAGGTGGGTGGCGGCGGAGTGGCGCAGCGCGTGGGGCCCGCGCGCCGCGGTGTCCGGGACCGTGCCGAGCTCGCGCTCCACCACCCGGCGGACCTGCCGGACGTCGATCCGCCCGCCCCGGAAGCCGAGGAAGAGCGCCGGCCCGCTCCCGGCCGTGGCCAGCAGCGGCCTGCGGGCCAGCCAGCTCTGCAGCGCCTCGTCCGCGGGGCGGCCGAAGGGCACGGTGCGCTGCTTGTCGCCCTTGCCGATCACGGTGAGCACCCGCCGGTGGCGGTCGAGGTCGTCGACGTCGGCGCCCGCGAGCTCGCTCACCCGCGCCCCCGTGGCGTAGAGCAGCTCCAGGAGCGCCCGGTCCCGCGCGCGCAGCGCCGCCTCGGCCTCGGTGACGGCCGGGTCGGCGGCGCGCCCGGCGAGGTCGTCGAGCAGCTCCCGCATCCCGTCGGCGGGCACGACGTCCGGGAGGTGGCGCTGCCGCCGAGGGGCCACGAGCCGCAGGCTGGGGTCGGCGCCCACGAGACCGGTGGCGGCGGCCCAGCCGAAGAAGCCGCGGACCGAGGCCGTCCAGCGGGCCATCGACGAGCGTCCCGCGCCGCCTGCGTGCCGGGTGGCCAGCCACGCCCGGAGCATGTCCAGGTCCACGGCCGCGGGCGTGGCCACGGCGTAGCGTTCGTGCAGCCAGGCGAACAGGGCTCGCAGGTCCGAGGTGTAGGCGCCCACGGTGCGGGGACTGCGCGCCTTCTCGTGCCACAGGTGCTCCGCG
Protein-coding sequences here:
- a CDS encoding tyrosine-type recombinase/integrase, with product MSTAPAPLPTAVTRALERYAEHLWHEKARSPRTVGAYTSDLRALFAWLHERYAVATPAAVDLDMLRAWLATRHAGGAGRSSMARWTASVRGFFGWAAATGLVGADPSLRLVAPRRQRHLPDVVPADGMRELLDDLAGRAADPAVTEAEAALRARDRALLELLYATGARVSELAGADVDDLDRHRRVLTVIGKGDKQRTVPFGRPADEALQSWLARRPLLATAGSGPALFLGFRGGRIDVRQVRRVVERELGTVPDTAARGPHALRHSAATHLVDGGADLRTVQELLGHASVATTQIYTHVSVDRLGAVYRQAHPRA
- a CDS encoding DUF3145 domain-containing protein, which encodes MSSPTTRGVLYVHSAPQALCPHIQWALESVARQRTELEWTQQNAEPGTVRAELEWSGPAGTGALLASALRTMGRLRFEVTENPSRGHDGARWSFTPDLGIFHATTDAAGNIMVSEDRIRYAYETAAGNPLLVINELSLALGEAWDEELEPFRHAAEGAPVRWLHRVG
- a CDS encoding acyl carrier protein; protein product: MASKEEILTGLAEIVNEETGLETEAVQLDKSFTEDLDIDSISMMTIVVNAEEKFDVTIPDEEVKNLKTVEDAVNFIDNAQA
- a CDS encoding beta-ketoacyl-[acyl-carrier-protein] synthase family protein; the encoded protein is MTRKVVVTGLGATTPIGGTVPELWRSANAGVSGVRAIEHDWVDTYDLAVRIAAPVSTSAGEVLSRVEAKRLDPSGQLSVIAAREAWADAGFSGPNAEDSAEVDPDRFAVAFGTGIGGVWTLLDAYDTLQKRGARRVMPLTVPMLMPNGNAAAVGMDLKARAASITPVSACASGTEAFYQGMNLIRSGKADLVVVGGAESAIHPVTIAAFSSMQALSKRNDEPERASRPYDTARDGFVMGEGAGAVVLESEEHAKARGARVYAELAGAGLTSDAYHITAPDDEGRGAARALDEAMQTGGFAPADVKHVNAHATSTPRGDAPEAGALRRAFGSAVDDMCVSATKSMTGHLLGGSGAVEAVLTVLAVHHRTAPCTINLENQDPEIDLDVVTDARELPGGDFVAVSNSFGFGGHNAVAAFRTV